The following is a genomic window from Candidatus Binatota bacterium.
CTCAGCTTGCAGACCCGGGCGAGCGCGTCGATGCCCCTCGCACTACGTACGCCCGCCTTGGTGGGGCTCTCGAAGACGGGACCGAAGGCGAGGTAGTCGGGTCTCGCATCGGCAGCTGCAGACCAGCCGCGTTCGGCCTCGGCGAGCTCGTGGCTCGAAAGGCCTATGATGGCCTCGGTGCCGAGGATGGCGCGGGCTTCCTCCACCGGCAGGTCATCCTGCCCCAGGTGTACGCCTGCTGCGCCCGAGGCCAGGGCGACGTCAACGCGGTCGTTGATGAGCAGGCTGCAACCCAACGGTTGCAGTGCCTCAACCAGTTGCGAGGCCAGTCTGCTGTAGTTCCCCGTGCCGGCGGTTTTACAGCGCAGCTGCATCAGCGTTACCCCGGCTTCGGCCAGTGCGACGGCCAGTGATAGTGAGGTAGCGCCGTCGCCGTCGTCGAGCAGGTTGACGACTGGGTAGAGACAGGCGAGTTTCAACGGGTATCAGTTCCTGTCGCCGAAAGAGCGCAGGTCAATGCCGAGGTCGGTGATTTTTTTACGCAGGGTATTCCGGTTTATACCCAGCATCCTGGCCGCGTGCAGTTGGTTTCCGCCCACTCGTTCGAGGACGACCTCTATCAGCGGTTTTTCTACCAACTCAAGGACCCGTGGGTGCAGGTCACCGGGTGGCGATTCGCCCTGACGGTCGAGATACTCGCGTAACTTGACGACCATTATTTCATCGAGCGACAACGAATGGTAGTCGTT
Proteins encoded in this region:
- the thiE gene encoding thiamine phosphate synthase, translated to MKLACLYPVVNLLDDGDGATSLSLAVALAEAGVTLMQLRCKTAGTGNYSRLASQLVEALQPLGCSLLINDRVDVALASGAAGVHLGQDDLPVEEARAILGTEAIIGLSSHELAEAERGWSAAADARPDYLAFGPVFESPTKAGVRSARGIDALARVCKLSPLPVVAIGGITLELAPSIRSAGAVASAVISELEQARAPGQLARRWLAELSS